Within Candidatus Francisella endociliophora, the genomic segment ACTACAGCCCATGGTTTTCATGCCGTTAAAGATGGTATTAGAAACAAAAAAGAAAATTCTGTACAAGTGCGTAAACCAGAGTGGTTGAAAGTACAAAGACAAGATTCTAAAGAATATCAAAAAGTTAAATCTATAACTAAGAAAAATAGGCTTTCTACCGTTTGTGAAGAAGCAAAATGTCCTAATATAAATGAGTGCTGGTCTCATGGTACTGCTACAATTATGCTAATGGGCGCTGTATGTACTAGAGCTTGTAAGTTTTGCTCAGTTGACACTGGTAATCCAAAAGGTTGGCTTGATAGAGATGAGCCAAAAAATACTGCAGAAAGTGTTAAGCTAATGAATCTTGAGTACGTAGTGCTTACATCAGTAGATCGTGATGATTTAGAAGATGGGGGAGCAGGGCATTATGCAGAGACTATTTCAGCTATTAAAAATGTTAATAAAAATATTAAAGTAGAAGCATTAACTCCAGATTTTGCAGGAGTTAAAGAAAATGTTGATAAAATCATAAATACAAAAGTAGATGTGATTGCACAAAATATTGAGACAGTTGAGCGTTTAACGCATCCTGTGCGTGATCCTAGAGCAGGATATTGGCAAACATTTGAATTCCTGAAGTATGTTAAAGAAAAAGCTCCAAATATTTTAACAAAGACTAGTATTATGGTTGGCTTAGGCGAAACAGATGAAGAAATCTATAAAACAATGGATGATGCTATAAGTGTTGGTGTCGATATTATTACTCTTGGGCAATATATGCAACCAACAAAGCATCACTTAAGTGTAGAGAGATTTGTAACTCCTCAGCAATTTGAAGAGTATCGTAAAATTGGTCTTGAAAAAGGCTTTATGGAAGTTGCATCAGGTCCGATGGTCAGATCAAGCTATAGAGCTGATAGAGTATTTAAAAGAAATAATTTAGATTTATAAATAAAAAAAAGATAAAGGTGAGTGTTAAATGTCAAAAGTAGCGGTAGTGCTATCGGGGTGTGGGTATCTGGATGGCTCAGAGATCTATGAAACAGTATTAACAATATTAGCGTTAGAAAAACAAGGTGTACAGTGGCAAGGTGTGGCTTTGAATAAAGATCAGAAGCATGTCATTAATCACTTACATCAATCAGTAGATAATAAAGCTTCTGCACGCAACATACTAGAAGAGTCAGCAAGAATTACTCGTGGAAATGTTATTGATTTAGCAGAGGCCGATAGTGATGATTATGATGCAGTGATTTTTCCAGGTGGTTTTGGTGCTGCTAAAAATATTATGGATTTTGCATTTGTTGGAGATGATAGCTATCAGATGGATGAAGATGTTTTGACATTTGCAAGAGCATTTTATTTAGCAGATAAGCCTGCTGGGTATCTTTGTATTGCTCCTTTAATGATACCTCTAATATATCCAGAAGGTACAAAAGCTACTGTTGGTACTGATGAGAATACAACAGCTATTTTAGAGAAAAAAGGTGCTGAAGCTATAACTATGGATGCTACGGAAATTTGTGTTGATGAGGTTTCTAAAGTTGTATCAACTCCAGCATACATGTGTGCAAAGAATATTTTAGAAGCATCTCAAGGTATTGAGAAGCTAGTAGAAAAAGTTGTTAGTTATATTTAAAAGTAGGTTCAGCATAAAAGATTACTAATAGTTCGACTTATAGTTATTATTATATGTAGTGACAGATCATTGATCTGTCAATTATGAAATATACTGATAAGACAGCACACTGTGCTGTCACTACAATAAATTATAAACATAATTGATTATAGTTTTATTTAAGTTAAAGAGGTGTAAAAATGGCAGGTCATAGTAAATGGGCTAATATTAAGCATAAAAAAGCAAAAGAAGACGCAAAACGTGGAAAGGTCTTTACAAAATTAATAAGAGAAATAACAGTTGCTGCAAGATTAGGTGGTGGTGATAAAGATGCTAACCCTAGGTTAAGAGCAGCTATAGCTACAGCTCTAGCAAATAATATGAGTAAAGATACTATTGAACGTGCAGTACTTAAAGGTGCTGGTGGCGATGATGGTGCTAATGTTGAAGAAGTACGTTATGAAGGTTATGGGCCTAGTGGTGTAGCTATTATGGTTGACTGTATGACAGATAATCGTAATCGTACAGTTGGTGAGGTTCGTCATGCTTTTACAAAAAGTGGTGGTAACCTTGGTACAGATGGCTCGGTTGCATATATGTTTACCAAAAGAGGAATTATCTCTTTTGATTCAGGTGTAGATGAAGATGCGCTTATGGAAGCGGCTCTTGATGTTGGTGCTGAAGATGTAGTTACTCATGAAGATGGCAGTATCGATGTGTTTACAGATCCTCAAGACTTTTCAGATGTTCAAGAAGCATTGATTGAGAAAGGATTTAATTCTGAAAGTGCAGAAGTTACTTTTGATGCAGAAACAAAGGCAGATTTAGATGTAGCTACTGCCGAGAAAGTTATGAATCTAATTGACAAATTAGAAGATCTTGATGATGTTCAAAACGTTTATTCTAATGCTAATTTTACTCAAGAGTTAATGGAGCAGTTAGGTTAGTTTTTTCATATCCTTACCGTAGCGACAAGTCGCGACTTGTCGCTACAAATATTATTGGTAATATCTAAAAAGCTTCTATCTATTAGAAACTATCTATAATAAAATCCTTATAAGTCTGTTTAAATCTAAAAATTAAAAATCTATCAATGGTAATTTTAGGAATAGACCCTGGTTCAAGAGTCACAGGTTTTGGAGTTATAAAGGTTCAAGATAATAAAGTATATTATGTAGCAAGTGGCTGTATTCGTATTACGGAAATGGGTACTGCTAAAAGGCTCAAGCAAATTGCTGATGGTATTACAGAAGTTATAAATATTTATGCTCCTACTGAATCAGCTATTGAACAGATATTTATGTTTCAAAATCCTGGTGCAGCTCTTAAGCTTGGGCAAGCTCGAGGTGTAGCAATGTGTACATTAGCAATTAATCATCTTGAAGTATCAGAATACTCGGCTAAACAAGTTAAACAAGCTGTAGTTGGAACAGGTGGAGCAGCTAAATCTCAAGTCCAACACATGATACAATCAATATTAGGCTTAAGTAAAAAACCACAAGAAGATGCAGCAGATGCTCTAGCTATAGCAATTTGTCATTATCATAGCAGTAAATCTTTAGCTAGAATTGCAGGAGCTAGTAGAGTTGTACATAAAAGAATTAAATAATTTTTAAAAAAACAGTTGACCCTGACCTTTGGTAATACCTTAATATTCCAACATATCAAAAAGTAAAAGGTTTTTTATGCAGTGGTATATAAAAGAAATTAGCAAATTAACTGGTGTGTCTGTCAAAACCTTACATCATTACGATAGCTTAGGTTTGCTAGTTCCTGTACGAAATCTAAATGGTTATAGGATTTATACGGAAAAAGATCTACTGAAACTTCAAAACATAATAGTTCTAAAAACGTTTGATTTTAATTTGAAGCAAATAAAACAGATTTTAGATAAGAAGTTAGATATTAAAGAGAGTTTTTTGCTGCAATTAAATACCTTAAAAAAACAAAAAAGTCAGCTTGAAGAGTTAATAACTATACTCTCTAAATTTACAGAGCAAGGTGATTTGAAACCTTTTGATATTAGTAAAGTGTTTAATATAGTTAAGGAGTCTAACATGTCAGAAGTTTATGAAAACTCTCTTGAAGAAGTTTTAAATGATTTAGAAAAACAACAATATAATCAGTTAAAGCAAGAGAAAAAAGTAACGGAAGAAGTTTTCAACAAAAGATGGAAAACTCTTTGCGAAGAAATTAGTCTAAATTTAGATAAAGATCCTTTTGGTGAATATGGTATTAAGATGGGTGAGAAAATTCATGCCGCTGTTTATAATCTTTATGGTAGAAGATATGCAGGTCTAAAACATACTGTATGGAATAAAGGTTTTATGACTGGAAAGTTTGAAAGTAGTGTAACTTCTGAAGAAGTCGTTAGTTGGATAGATAATGCTATGCAAGCTTACTTTACAACTAGGTTAAGAAATATATTCATCAGTTTAGAAAATAAGCAAGATAGTCTTGTAGCAGAGCAGTTTGGACAGCTACTAGATGAAATGTTTGGCAATGAAGATAGTTTAAAACTAAACTTTTTTGAACAAATGTTTAATCATAAAGAAGTACCTGAAAAAACTAAAAAATGGGTCAAGAAAAATCAAAAGATCTTTTTATAATCAAAATCATCTTAAGCTTACTTGATTATTAGCCAATAAGCTTTATTCTTAAATCATAAAATACAAAAATAAAATATCATGATAAGTTTTATAAAAGGTAAATTATTAGAAAAAGATCCAACAGCTTTGTTGATTGATGTAAATGGTCTTGGTTATGAAGTATCTGTGCCAATGACGACATTTTACTCACTTGGAGAAGTTGAGAGCGAGATTAGACTCTATACTCATTTTGTCGTTAGAGAGGATGCACAACAGCTTTATGGTTTTAAATCAAAAGTTGATAAAAAGGTTTTTCAAGAATTAATAAAAGTAAGTGGAATCGGTGCCAGAACTGCAATAGCTATATTATCAGGTATGGATTCTAAAACTCTTCTACATTGTATTGAAAATAAAGATTATGGACTTCTATCAACTGTACCAGGTATCGGTAAAAAAACTGCTGAAAGGGTAGTAATAGAGGTTTATGATAAGCTTCTAAAAATGGCTAATGAAATATATGGTCAATCTGATGATGGAACTACAACTGTAGCTTCTAATAGTACACAATCAGCTCAAACACCTGCCGCAATTTCAAATTCAATATTTAGTGAATCTGTAGATGCTCTATTAGCTCTTGGATATAAGCAAAAAGATGCTGAGAAAATGATTCGTAGTACTATTGGGGAGGCTAGCTCAGCTGCTGAAGCTATTCGTAAGGCTTTACAAGGATCTATTAAATCAAAAAGGTAAATAATTATGATATTAATAGTAGCATTACTAGTTTTACTAGTGATTCTAACAGTTATATTTTTTGTTACATTTAGTAAGAAATCTAAACAAGTTGAAAATATTCGTCTAGCTTATGACGAGTACAAAAACTCTACACAAAATGAGTTAATAAACTTACGCAGTAAAGAGGCAACTTTTGATACATTGCTTGAGCAAGAAAAAGCTAGAAATCTTGAGCTTAAAGAAGACAAAACTCTACAACTTAATGAATTAAAGCAAGAGCTGAATAATGAAAGAGATAAATCTTATAGCTATATCGAAGAGATAAAAAATTATAAGTCTCAAGTGTCAATGTTAGAGACTCAGCTGAAAGAACAAAAAACAGCGATGCAAGATAAGCTAGAGCTTCTACAAAATAGTGAAGTTAAGTTAAAAACTGAATTTGAAAATCTAGCTAATAAAATCTTTGAGGATAATTCAAAGAAATTAAATGAAAGAAATCAAGAAAGTTTAAATACAGTTTTAAATCCTGTTCGTGAGCAATTAAAAGATTTTAAACAAAAAGTAGAAGATGTTTATGATAAAGAATCTACTGCTAGAGGTGCTTTACAGAATGAGCTTAAAACTCTAAAAGAGCTAAACC encodes:
- the lipA gene encoding lipoyl synthase encodes the protein MKEISNLKVKVESGNKYTTAHGFHAVKDGIRNKKENSVQVRKPEWLKVQRQDSKEYQKVKSITKKNRLSTVCEEAKCPNINECWSHGTATIMLMGAVCTRACKFCSVDTGNPKGWLDRDEPKNTAESVKLMNLEYVVLTSVDRDDLEDGGAGHYAETISAIKNVNKNIKVEALTPDFAGVKENVDKIINTKVDVIAQNIETVERLTHPVRDPRAGYWQTFEFLKYVKEKAPNILTKTSIMVGLGETDEEIYKTMDDAISVGVDIITLGQYMQPTKHHLSVERFVTPQQFEEYRKIGLEKGFMEVASGPMVRSSYRADRVFKRNNLDL
- the elbB gene encoding isoprenoid biosynthesis glyoxalase ElbB; its protein translation is MSKVAVVLSGCGYLDGSEIYETVLTILALEKQGVQWQGVALNKDQKHVINHLHQSVDNKASARNILEESARITRGNVIDLAEADSDDYDAVIFPGGFGAAKNIMDFAFVGDDSYQMDEDVLTFARAFYLADKPAGYLCIAPLMIPLIYPEGTKATVGTDENTTAILEKKGAEAITMDATEICVDEVSKVVSTPAYMCAKNILEASQGIEKLVEKVVSYI
- a CDS encoding YebC/PmpR family DNA-binding transcriptional regulator, which translates into the protein MAGHSKWANIKHKKAKEDAKRGKVFTKLIREITVAARLGGGDKDANPRLRAAIATALANNMSKDTIERAVLKGAGGDDGANVEEVRYEGYGPSGVAIMVDCMTDNRNRTVGEVRHAFTKSGGNLGTDGSVAYMFTKRGIISFDSGVDEDALMEAALDVGAEDVVTHEDGSIDVFTDPQDFSDVQEALIEKGFNSESAEVTFDAETKADLDVATAEKVMNLIDKLEDLDDVQNVYSNANFTQELMEQLG
- the ruvC gene encoding crossover junction endodeoxyribonuclease RuvC, whose product is MVILGIDPGSRVTGFGVIKVQDNKVYYVASGCIRITEMGTAKRLKQIADGITEVINIYAPTESAIEQIFMFQNPGAALKLGQARGVAMCTLAINHLEVSEYSAKQVKQAVVGTGGAAKSQVQHMIQSILGLSKKPQEDAADALAIAICHYHSSKSLARIAGASRVVHKRIK
- a CDS encoding MerR family transcriptional regulator, whose translation is MQWYIKEISKLTGVSVKTLHHYDSLGLLVPVRNLNGYRIYTEKDLLKLQNIIVLKTFDFNLKQIKQILDKKLDIKESFLLQLNTLKKQKSQLEELITILSKFTEQGDLKPFDISKVFNIVKESNMSEVYENSLEEVLNDLEKQQYNQLKQEKKVTEEVFNKRWKTLCEEISLNLDKDPFGEYGIKMGEKIHAAVYNLYGRRYAGLKHTVWNKGFMTGKFESSVTSEEVVSWIDNAMQAYFTTRLRNIFISLENKQDSLVAEQFGQLLDEMFGNEDSLKLNFFEQMFNHKEVPEKTKKWVKKNQKIFL
- the ruvA gene encoding Holliday junction branch migration protein RuvA; translation: MISFIKGKLLEKDPTALLIDVNGLGYEVSVPMTTFYSLGEVESEIRLYTHFVVREDAQQLYGFKSKVDKKVFQELIKVSGIGARTAIAILSGMDSKTLLHCIENKDYGLLSTVPGIGKKTAERVVIEVYDKLLKMANEIYGQSDDGTTTVASNSTQSAQTPAAISNSIFSESVDALLALGYKQKDAEKMIRSTIGEASSAAEAIRKALQGSIKSKR